The genomic window ATACACAAAGAATGAAACACATAAGAAATTTTTGCATTATTGCACACATTGACCACGGTAAAAGTACGCTTGCCGACAGACTTCTTGGCGCTACACAAACCGTTACGGCTCGTGAGGAAAAGGCTCAATTGCTTGACAATATGGACTTGGAACGCGAACGTGGGATTACCATAAAAAGTCACGCCATTCAGATGGAATACAAGTACAAAGGCGAGGATTATATCCTGAATTTGATTGATACTCCTGGACACGTGGATTTTTCGTATGAGGTTTCCCGTTCGATTGCGGCTTGTGAAGGGGCTCTTTTGATTGTAGATGCTGCGCAAAGTATTCAGGCACAAACGATTTCGAATTTGTATTTGGCTTTGGAAAACGACTTGGAGATTATTCCAGTTTTGAATAAAGTGGATTTACCAAGTGCCAATCCTGAAGAAGTTAGCGATGATATTATTGATTTATTGGGTTGCAAACTGGAGGATATTATTCACGCTTCGGGGAAAACTGGTTTTGGTGTCGAAAATATTTTGGCTGCCATTATTGAGAAAATCCCACCTCCTAAAGGAAATAAAGACGAACCATTACAAGCTTTGATTTTTGACTCACATTACAATCCATTCCGTGGAATTGAGGTTATTTTCCGTGTGAAAAACGGAGAAATCAAAAAGGGTCAGAAGATTAAATTTATGGCTACTGGAAATGAATATTTTGCGGATGAAATTGGTACGTTGAAACTAAATCAAGTGCCAAAAAATGTCATTTCGACTGGAGATGTGGGTTATTTGATTTCGGGAATTAAAGAGGCGAAAGAAGTAAAAGTAGGGGATACACTTACGGATGCCAAAACGCCAACTACAAATATGATTACAGGTTTCGAAGATGTGAAACCAATGGTTTTTGCCGGAATTTATCCAGTGGACACCGAAGATTTTGAAGAGTTGCGTGCTTCGATGGAAAAATTGCAATTAAACGACGCTTCTTTAGTATTTACTGCCGAAAGTTCTGCGGCTTTAGGTTTTGGTTTTCGTTGCGGATTCTTGGGAATGTTGCACATGGAAATCATCCAGGAGCGATTGGAACGTGAGTTCGATATGACTGTGATTACTACGGTTCCCAACGTTTCGTATTTGGCTTACACCAAGAAAAATCCTGAAACTGCACTTGTAGTCAACAATCCTTCTGATTTGCCAGAGCCTTCTAGTTTAGACCGAGTAGAAGAGCCTTATATCAAAGCGACTATCATTACCAAAGCTGATTTTGTTGGGAATGTAATGAGTTTGTGTATCGAAAAACGAGGATTAATTACCAATCAAACTTATTTGACCACCGAAAGAGTGGAATTGAATTTCGATATGCCATTGGCCGAAATTGTATTCGATTTTTACGACCGATTGAAGACGGTTTCCAAAGGATATGCTTCTTTTGACTATGCTCCAATTGGAATGCGTACTTCTAAATTAGTAAAATTAGACGTTTTATTGAATGCCCAATCCGTGGATGCCCTTTCTGCCTTGATTCACGAAAGCAATGCTTACAATATTGGTAAAAAAATGTGTGAGAAATTGCGTGAACTGATTCCGAGACAGCAATTTGATATTCCGATTCAGGCGGCAATTGGTGCTAAAATCATTGCCCGTGAAACGATAAAAGCCTTACGTAAAGACGTTACCGCCAAATGTTATGGTGGAGATATTTCCCGTAAACGTAAATTATTGGAAAAACAGAAAAAAGGTAAAAAACGCATGAGACTGGTTGGAAATGTTGAGATTCCTCAAGAAGCGTTTATGGCTGTTTTGAAATTGAATGACTAGATTTTAGACTTTTTAGATAAAAGACGAATAGATAATAGAGAAAACCTGATGATGAAAATTGTCAGGTTTTTTTGTTTATTTTTACATCAAAAATTAATAATGAAAGAAATTAATCAATTAATAGATAATTTAGAAAATTTAAATAATTTGATTTCTGGCGAAATAAATAAACATAATGAAAATGATATTCGGAACGTTACTCTTGATTTAGTTGCAACGCGAATTCAAGATTTTAGAACCTCACTTATTTTGAGCAAAAATATC from Flavobacterium eburneipallidum includes these protein-coding regions:
- the lepA gene encoding translation elongation factor 4 produces the protein MKHIRNFCIIAHIDHGKSTLADRLLGATQTVTAREEKAQLLDNMDLERERGITIKSHAIQMEYKYKGEDYILNLIDTPGHVDFSYEVSRSIAACEGALLIVDAAQSIQAQTISNLYLALENDLEIIPVLNKVDLPSANPEEVSDDIIDLLGCKLEDIIHASGKTGFGVENILAAIIEKIPPPKGNKDEPLQALIFDSHYNPFRGIEVIFRVKNGEIKKGQKIKFMATGNEYFADEIGTLKLNQVPKNVISTGDVGYLISGIKEAKEVKVGDTLTDAKTPTTNMITGFEDVKPMVFAGIYPVDTEDFEELRASMEKLQLNDASLVFTAESSAALGFGFRCGFLGMLHMEIIQERLEREFDMTVITTVPNVSYLAYTKKNPETALVVNNPSDLPEPSSLDRVEEPYIKATIITKADFVGNVMSLCIEKRGLITNQTYLTTERVELNFDMPLAEIVFDFYDRLKTVSKGYASFDYAPIGMRTSKLVKLDVLLNAQSVDALSALIHESNAYNIGKKMCEKLRELIPRQQFDIPIQAAIGAKIIARETIKALRKDVTAKCYGGDISRKRKLLEKQKKGKKRMRLVGNVEIPQEAFMAVLKLND